The following proteins come from a genomic window of Candidatus Methanoperedens sp.:
- a CDS encoding zinc-ribbon domain-containing protein, translated as MYCSKCGTMNSDDAEFCSKCGNSLKISTISVNVSSRGELGTEKDVVLHRIFAVIIDYFVMGFLSFSIVGASIVPGLAARSPMTVISGFFMSLFIIMLLWIFYGILLETWKGQTVGKMILGIIVVKENGEPCDFLAALLRNVLRIIDSLPYFYILGFIVMAITEKRQRLGDRLAGTVVVRIKH; from the coding sequence ATGTATTGCAGCAAATGCGGGACAATGAATTCGGATGACGCGGAATTTTGCTCAAAATGTGGAAACAGCCTGAAAATCTCTACGATCTCAGTAAACGTATCCTCCAGAGGTGAATTGGGGACTGAGAAAGATGTTGTCCTGCACAGGATCTTTGCCGTAATAATTGATTATTTTGTAATGGGATTTTTATCATTCAGTATTGTCGGTGCTTCAATTGTTCCCGGCCTTGCGGCCAGATCACCGATGACGGTCATAAGCGGTTTTTTCATGAGTTTATTTATTATAATGCTCCTCTGGATATTTTATGGTATATTACTGGAAACATGGAAAGGCCAGACTGTTGGTAAGATGATCCTCGGGATTATTGTTGTTAAAGAGAACGGAGAGCCATGTGACTTTTTAGCAGCCCTGTTGAGAAATGTTTTGCGGATAATAGATAGCCTGCCTTACTTTTACATATTGGGATTTATCGTTATGGCGATCACAGAGAAAAGACAAAGACTCGGAGATCGTTTAGCCGGAACAGTTGTTGTCAGGATTAAGCATTAA
- a CDS encoding thiazole biosynthesis protein, with amino-acid sequence MTDISEIHVTKTIVNEFMDDFIENILDSDVVVVGSGPCGVTAAKYCAEKGLKTVMIERNIYGGGGMWQGGFLLPKNTVGAPANKLLEECGINLKDAGNGLYVCDSFEMVSKMLVSACNAGVKLLNSTNVEDLLLKEDHVDGVVIQWYPVQQMPKFITCMDPIAIRSKVVIDATGHDSFLVKRLSEQRSGIPKPPGCGSLWVDEAEKKTVELTHEIYPGLIVAGMSATSTYGAPRMGPIFGGMLLAGKKAAELAYDKIRGAKAMGKDIKISHRVPDVLVTE; translated from the coding sequence ATGACAGATATCAGCGAGATACATGTTACAAAAACAATAGTTAATGAATTCATGGATGATTTCATAGAGAATATTCTTGACAGCGATGTTGTCGTCGTGGGCTCAGGACCATGCGGTGTCACGGCTGCAAAGTACTGTGCAGAAAAAGGCCTCAAGACTGTTATGATCGAGAGGAATATCTATGGGGGCGGAGGTATGTGGCAGGGTGGCTTCCTGTTGCCAAAAAATACCGTCGGTGCTCCCGCCAACAAGCTGCTTGAAGAATGCGGGATAAATCTAAAGGATGCTGGAAATGGACTTTATGTTTGCGATTCATTTGAGATGGTCTCAAAGATGCTGGTAAGCGCATGTAATGCGGGTGTGAAATTGCTCAATTCTACGAACGTTGAAGACCTGTTACTCAAAGAAGATCATGTTGATGGCGTGGTCATCCAGTGGTATCCTGTACAACAAATGCCCAAATTCATTACATGTATGGATCCGATCGCGATCAGATCAAAAGTTGTAATTGATGCAACAGGGCACGATTCATTCCTTGTAAAGCGCTTGAGCGAACAGAGATCAGGCATCCCTAAGCCCCCGGGCTGCGGTTCACTCTGGGTAGATGAAGCAGAGAAAAAGACAGTAGAACTCACTCATGAGATATATCCCGGTCTTATCGTGGCAGGAATGTCAGCAACCTCAACATACGGCGCTCCGCGCATGGGGCCGATATTTGGCGGCATGCTTCTTGCAGGAAAGAAAGCAGCAGAGCTTGCTTATGATAAAATCAGGGGCGCAAAGGCTATGGGCAAGGACATAAAAATCAGCCATCGTGTGCCTGATGTCCTTGTGACCGAATAA
- the tgt gene encoding tRNA guanosine(34) transglycosylase Tgt, translated as MFRLIHTDKITGARAGKLMTNHGIIDTPAFMPVATKATVKTITTDELYEMGTQVLISNAFHLLLAPGIEIIQRAGGLHKFMNWKGGIFTDSGGFQMIRKDFPFKINDEGIIYKNLRDGKKYSYTPEICLENQKLLGSDVAMMLDDCPAYGSEFSVVEASMERTIKWASMAKNVEQNHGQLFFAILQGGTFAELRKRCAEELIEMDFDGYGIGGLSIGEPKEIMNDVLKFSVPLVPEDKARYLMGVGSPIEILNAIESGIDIFDSAFPTRNARHQTLMTSKGSIDIARNKLAMDFSPIDENCGCYTCRNYTRAYLHHLFKESELLALRLASIHNLHFIQSIVKGAREAILEDGFSDYRKNVIAGLMT; from the coding sequence ATGTTCAGGTTGATCCACACAGATAAAATTACAGGAGCAAGAGCAGGAAAACTCATGACCAACCATGGCATCATCGATACTCCTGCATTCATGCCAGTTGCCACAAAAGCGACTGTGAAGACCATTACAACTGACGAGCTGTACGAAATGGGAACACAAGTGCTGATAAGCAATGCTTTTCACCTGTTGCTCGCTCCAGGGATCGAGATTATCCAGAGAGCAGGCGGCCTGCACAAATTCATGAACTGGAAAGGTGGAATATTTACTGATAGCGGCGGCTTCCAGATGATACGGAAGGATTTCCCGTTCAAGATAAACGATGAGGGAATTATTTATAAGAACCTGCGGGACGGGAAAAAATACTCTTACACTCCTGAAATATGTCTTGAGAACCAGAAGCTGCTTGGAAGCGATGTGGCAATGATGCTTGATGATTGCCCTGCTTACGGGAGTGAGTTTAGCGTTGTTGAAGCATCAATGGAAAGGACAATAAAGTGGGCATCCATGGCCAAAAATGTGGAACAAAACCACGGACAGCTCTTTTTTGCAATACTCCAGGGCGGGACTTTTGCAGAATTGAGAAAAAGATGTGCTGAGGAACTGATAGAGATGGATTTTGACGGCTATGGTATAGGCGGCCTGTCGATCGGTGAGCCCAAGGAAATAATGAATGATGTTTTGAAATTTAGCGTTCCGCTTGTTCCTGAAGATAAAGCGCGCTACCTTATGGGTGTGGGTTCACCGATAGAGATATTAAATGCGATCGAATCCGGCATTGATATTTTTGACAGCGCATTCCCAACACGAAATGCGAGGCACCAGACCCTCATGACCTCAAAAGGGAGTATTGATATTGCGCGGAATAAATTGGCAATGGATTTTTCACCGATAGATGAAAATTGCGGGTGCTATACATGCAGGAATTATACAAGAGCATATTTGCATCATCTTTTCAAGGAATCCGAACTCCTGGCGCTTCGGCTTGCGTCCATACATAATCTTCATTTTATCCAGTCAATAGTGAAAGGAGCAAGGGAAGCGATACTTGAAGACGGTTTTTCAGACTACAGGAAGAATGTGATAGCAGGTTTGATGACTTAA
- a CDS encoding DNA polymerase elongation subunit, translated as MKFQILDADYTYKDDKPVIRLYGRDESGNSICCHVPGFEPYFYVKAAPELSVILLEKFKDHIKRIEQVRRFEPVGYFKNKTSMLKITLYDPKSVPIIRDDVRKMVDEIYETDILFRNRYMVDKGLGGMGWAKAEPEGDAISNNIISDLKITSENVEPVEILKNAPLRHLAFDIECLPLNGCMPVPETSPIVFMSLAFAPDFEGKKTLVLVGKDAKADVETESYGTEEAMLRRFFEIIKKYDPDILVGYNSNSFDIPYIVDRIKTLNRKGARIEPIAGRDGRDLYYKRIGNVTRVSVMGRIAVDVLPLLRREFSLKQYTLRNAAKELLGSEKLEIPFLEMEDYWKDNGEKLSKFIEYSRRDSELALLFLLKLRLIDKYIALARVSGTLLQDILDGGQTQMVENLMLREYMKNDRVLPPRPTGEISEERYDEGEELAGAEVLPPKKGLLENIVILDYKSLYPTIMMAHNLCYTTEVVGDRPADVIEAPTGGVFVSKKVVKGIVPSILEDLLNRRQETRAKMKTANEEEKRVLDATQLALKILLNSFYGYSGYTRARLYSLTLASAVTSFGRENILRTKDLIEKDIREIILKDGKAFKKDENISGKRIGLSVVYGDTDSVFVHLADKEINFDEAQLVGNTIANTVTDSLVKPMELVFDSFARRAIFLAKKRYALLIQEKTAKGLKEKIKVKGMETVRRDWCELTTKTIEKVLELVLKEGKVDDAVLLVKNTINSIKTIDSTSPLFDDLILTRQYTKKIESYRNRQPHITVIEKLRKRGIISHVGDRIPFVIVAGNAIFVDRAEDPEYAQKKNLPIDVDYYINKQILPPVERILSDFGVTREMLRGMGERKVQAETKQKQLFEF; from the coding sequence ATGAAATTCCAGATTCTTGATGCCGACTACACCTACAAAGATGATAAGCCTGTAATAAGGCTCTATGGGAGAGATGAGTCTGGAAACAGTATATGCTGTCATGTGCCGGGTTTTGAACCTTATTTTTATGTAAAAGCAGCGCCGGAATTGTCAGTTATTTTGCTGGAAAAGTTTAAAGATCATATAAAAAGGATCGAGCAGGTAAGGCGGTTTGAACCTGTTGGTTATTTCAAGAATAAAACAAGCATGCTAAAGATCACCCTGTATGATCCGAAAAGCGTTCCAATCATCCGCGATGATGTCCGAAAAATGGTTGATGAGATATATGAGACAGACATCCTTTTCAGGAACAGGTACATGGTAGATAAAGGGCTTGGCGGCATGGGCTGGGCAAAAGCAGAACCTGAAGGGGACGCAATAAGCAATAATATCATAAGCGACCTGAAAATAACATCAGAGAATGTAGAACCTGTTGAAATTCTGAAAAACGCACCTCTGAGGCATCTTGCATTTGATATTGAGTGCCTGCCATTGAATGGCTGCATGCCGGTGCCTGAAACCTCTCCAATTGTATTTATGAGTCTTGCTTTTGCGCCTGATTTTGAAGGAAAGAAAACACTTGTGCTTGTTGGGAAGGATGCAAAAGCAGATGTTGAAACCGAAAGCTATGGCACTGAGGAAGCAATGCTTCGCAGGTTTTTCGAAATAATAAAAAAGTACGACCCTGATATTCTTGTGGGCTACAACTCAAACAGTTTTGATATTCCGTATATTGTTGACAGGATCAAAACTCTTAATAGAAAAGGAGCGCGGATAGAGCCGATCGCAGGCAGAGATGGCAGGGACCTCTATTATAAGAGAATCGGGAATGTTACAAGAGTAAGCGTGATGGGCCGCATTGCTGTGGACGTATTGCCTTTGCTTCGCAGGGAATTTTCACTCAAACAATATACTCTGAGGAATGCGGCAAAGGAATTGCTGGGGTCTGAAAAACTTGAAATACCATTCCTTGAAATGGAAGATTACTGGAAAGACAATGGTGAAAAACTTTCGAAATTCATCGAGTATTCAAGGCGTGACTCGGAGCTTGCACTTCTTTTCCTGTTGAAACTCAGGCTTATTGATAAATACATCGCTCTTGCAAGAGTGAGCGGGACGCTGCTCCAGGATATCCTCGATGGAGGGCAGACCCAGATGGTGGAGAACCTTATGCTTCGTGAATATATGAAAAACGATCGTGTGTTACCTCCGCGCCCAACAGGGGAAATATCTGAAGAGCGCTATGATGAAGGCGAGGAACTGGCCGGGGCTGAAGTCCTGCCTCCGAAGAAAGGTCTTCTTGAAAACATCGTCATCCTTGATTACAAATCATTATACCCGACCATAATGATGGCGCATAATCTTTGTTATACAACTGAAGTTGTGGGAGATCGGCCGGCTGACGTTATAGAAGCGCCGACGGGTGGTGTTTTCGTTTCCAAAAAAGTTGTAAAAGGTATCGTGCCATCCATTCTTGAAGATCTCCTGAACCGCAGGCAGGAGACGCGCGCTAAAATGAAAACAGCAAATGAGGAGGAAAAACGGGTGCTGGATGCCACACAGCTTGCGCTTAAAATTCTTCTAAACAGTTTCTACGGCTATTCAGGATATACGAGGGCGCGATTGTACAGTTTGACACTTGCAAGCGCAGTAACAAGCTTTGGAAGGGAGAATATCCTGAGAACGAAAGATTTGATAGAGAAGGATATCAGGGAAATAATCCTGAAGGATGGAAAAGCTTTCAAAAAAGATGAAAATATAAGCGGGAAGCGTATTGGGTTATCGGTAGTTTATGGAGATACTGATAGCGTTTTTGTGCATCTTGCTGATAAAGAGATTAACTTTGATGAGGCGCAGCTTGTAGGAAATACGATCGCAAATACCGTAACGGATTCTCTTGTTAAGCCAATGGAGCTTGTTTTTGACTCTTTTGCCAGGCGCGCTATATTCCTTGCCAAGAAGCGATATGCACTCCTTATCCAGGAAAAAACGGCGAAAGGTTTGAAGGAAAAGATAAAAGTGAAGGGGATGGAGACAGTTCGCCGCGACTGGTGCGAGCTTACCACAAAGACTATTGAGAAAGTCCTTGAGCTTGTCCTGAAGGAAGGAAAAGTGGATGATGCCGTTCTTCTTGTCAAGAATACGATAAACAGCATAAAAACAATAGATTCCACAAGCCCGCTTTTTGACGACCTTATCCTGACACGCCAATATACAAAAAAAATTGAAAGTTACAGGAACAGGCAGCCACATATAACAGTAATAGAAAAACTCCGGAAAAGGGGCATAATTTCACATGTCGGTGACAGGATACCTTTTGTGATCGTGGCAGGCAATGCGATATTTGTTGACCGCGCCGAAGACCCTGAATATGCGCAAAAGAAAAACCTGCCTATTGATGTTGATTATTATATAAATAAACAGATACTTCCGCCTGTTGAACGGATATTATCTGATTTTGGTGTAACAAGAGAAATGTTAAGAGGGATGGGAGAAAGAAAGGTGCAGGCTGAAACAAAGCAGAAGCAATTATTTGAATTTTAG
- a CDS encoding valine--tRNA ligase codes for MELPKEYDYNTIEEKWLDTWQDSMYYFDWDSEKPQFIIDTPPPYPTGNFHIGNALNWCYIDFVARYKRMRGFNVMFPEGWDCHGLPTEVKVEEKHGITKSQVSREEFRRMCVELTETNIGRMRKSLRRLGFSIDWSNEYITMEPAYFGKTQRSFVQMYKSGMIYQQNHPVNWCPRCETAIAFAEVEYDSRTTLLNYLNFDKLKIATTRPELLAACVAVAVNPDDKRYQEFVNTEIKVPVFGHNVKVISDKSVDPTFGTGVVMICTFGDKQDVRWWVEHKLPLRKAIDKTGKMTELAGKYAGMGTSDCKKAIIEDMEKGGILYKQEELPQNVGLCWRCKTAIEILSERQWFVKIIHDDILNTANEVTWIPDYMKVRLENWTGTMEWDWCISRQRIFATPIPAWYCSGCGKTKVAKEEWLPLDPTQTQPPEACECGSKEFKGEVDVLDTWMDSSISALHVSGWLSDHPLLLPAQLRPQGYDIIRTWSFYTILRAKALLNKRPWDTILLNGMVLGEDGHKMSKSRNNFVIPEEVIKKNGADAFRQWAAIGGTTGSDIIFSWKDVVAGSRFLQKLWSIVRFSLPHISDGPANLKPIDLWLHSKLNRLVKETTEKMDAYQFDETFKAIRGFTWDVLADNYIELVKSRLYGEGEGKHAAQYTLYVVIETISRLLAPFLPYFSEEVYSHVKKESVHLAPWPVVNESLIDSDAEARGELIKEMTSAIRRYKAEHGMPLNSPLKEIEIYSDIPDASDIAGAANSVIKLRHGVPDFELVPKEIKPNMRVLGKTYRNRAKAIAEALVNADLNLAESGSITLQVGDEEITLDASCFTLEKERLLKGKAVDVLEVGTSTIVIMRYQKSL; via the coding sequence ATGGAACTTCCGAAAGAATACGATTATAACACGATCGAAGAAAAATGGCTGGATACATGGCAGGATTCCATGTACTATTTTGACTGGGACTCGGAAAAACCCCAGTTCATAATCGATACGCCGCCACCCTATCCAACCGGGAATTTCCATATCGGCAATGCTCTTAACTGGTGTTATATCGATTTTGTTGCTCGCTACAAAAGAATGCGCGGATTTAATGTGATGTTCCCCGAAGGCTGGGACTGCCACGGGCTTCCCACAGAAGTAAAAGTAGAAGAAAAACATGGTATCACCAAGAGCCAGGTTTCAAGGGAAGAATTCAGGCGCATGTGTGTGGAACTGACCGAAACTAATATCGGGCGCATGAGAAAGAGCCTGCGGCGCCTCGGGTTTTCCATAGACTGGAGCAACGAATACATAACTATGGAGCCTGCTTATTTCGGAAAAACCCAGCGGTCTTTTGTTCAGATGTACAAAAGCGGCATGATATACCAGCAGAACCATCCTGTGAACTGGTGTCCGCGTTGTGAAACTGCCATTGCTTTTGCTGAAGTCGAATACGATTCCCGGACCACGCTCCTGAATTATCTTAATTTTGATAAGCTGAAAATAGCAACAACAAGGCCCGAACTCCTGGCTGCATGTGTGGCCGTTGCTGTTAATCCTGATGATAAAAGATACCAGGAATTTGTGAACACAGAGATAAAAGTGCCTGTTTTCGGTCATAATGTAAAGGTCATTTCTGATAAGAGCGTTGACCCCACGTTTGGTACAGGCGTTGTCATGATATGCACTTTTGGTGATAAGCAGGACGTCAGATGGTGGGTCGAACATAAGCTTCCGCTTCGAAAAGCGATCGACAAGACAGGAAAGATGACTGAACTTGCAGGAAAATATGCCGGGATGGGCACATCGGACTGCAAGAAAGCCATAATTGAAGACATGGAAAAAGGCGGTATACTATACAAACAGGAAGAACTTCCGCAGAACGTTGGTTTGTGCTGGCGCTGCAAGACAGCGATAGAAATACTATCAGAAAGACAGTGGTTCGTGAAAATAATACATGATGATATCCTTAATACCGCAAACGAGGTCACCTGGATTCCCGATTACATGAAGGTCAGGCTTGAGAACTGGACAGGTACAATGGAATGGGACTGGTGCATATCAAGACAGAGGATTTTTGCAACTCCCATACCTGCATGGTATTGTTCCGGATGCGGGAAGACAAAAGTAGCAAAAGAGGAATGGCTGCCTCTTGATCCTACACAGACACAGCCTCCTGAAGCCTGTGAATGCGGGTCAAAGGAATTTAAGGGAGAAGTGGATGTCCTTGATACCTGGATGGACTCCTCGATTTCTGCCCTTCATGTGTCCGGCTGGCTCAGCGACCATCCGCTCCTTCTGCCTGCCCAGCTTCGCCCGCAGGGGTATGATATCATCCGCACATGGTCTTTTTATACAATATTAAGAGCTAAAGCGCTTCTTAATAAAAGACCATGGGATACTATCCTGCTAAATGGTATGGTGCTGGGTGAAGACGGCCACAAGATGAGTAAATCCCGCAATAACTTCGTTATACCTGAAGAAGTTATCAAGAAAAATGGGGCAGATGCCTTCAGGCAGTGGGCAGCTATTGGCGGGACGACCGGATCGGATATTATTTTCTCATGGAAAGATGTTGTAGCAGGCTCGCGCTTTTTGCAGAAATTATGGAGTATCGTGCGATTCTCATTGCCGCATATCTCAGATGGACCTGCAAACCTTAAGCCCATAGACCTGTGGCTTCATAGCAAATTGAACAGGCTTGTGAAAGAAACAACTGAAAAGATGGATGCATACCAGTTCGATGAGACTTTTAAGGCTATAAGAGGATTTACATGGGATGTGCTTGCTGATAACTATATTGAACTTGTAAAATCAAGGCTTTACGGAGAAGGGGAGGGGAAACATGCGGCTCAGTACACACTCTACGTGGTTATTGAGACCATTTCACGGCTCCTTGCACCGTTTTTACCTTATTTTTCCGAAGAGGTTTATTCCCATGTAAAAAAGGAAAGTGTGCATCTTGCGCCATGGCCGGTAGTCAATGAATCACTTATCGATTCCGATGCAGAAGCAAGAGGTGAATTGATAAAAGAAATGACTTCTGCAATAAGGCGCTATAAAGCAGAACATGGCATGCCGTTAAATTCCCCGCTAAAAGAAATAGAGATATATTCCGACATACCTGATGCATCTGATATCGCGGGCGCTGCTAATTCCGTGATCAAACTCAGACATGGAGTGCCGGATTTTGAGCTTGTGCCAAAGGAAATAAAACCGAATATGAGAGTTCTTGGCAAAACCTACAGGAACAGGGCAAAAGCAATTGCAGAAGCGCTTGTAAATGCTGATCTGAATCTTGCAGAATCCGGAAGTATTACACTACAGGTCGGTGATGAGGAAATAACTCTTGATGCATCCTGTTTTACTCTTGAAAAAGAAAGGCTCTTGAAAGGGAAAGCAGTGGATGTCCTTGAAGTTGGAACTTCTACAATAGTAATTATGCGTTATCAGAAAAGTTTATAG
- the acs gene encoding acetate--CoA ligase, with protein MAENTIESLQDEKRIFNPPSEFSKKAYIKSFDEYKEIYKQSINDPATFWAEKAHQLNWFKEWEKVNSWDPEKAICRWFEGGKLNASYNCLDRHLSGRGDRIAILWEGDGGETQQFTYKQLYMEVCKFANVLKNRGAKKGDRIAIYLPMIPQLVISMLACTRIGAIHNVVFAGFSADSLTDRIHDSSCSFVITADAGLRGGKIVPLKESVDRAISGKKNSVNTVIVYNRTGTKVNMKQGRDFWWHEEIKNASIECKPEVMDAEDPLFILYTSGSTGKPKGVLHTTGGYLLYAMQTFKWIFDYRDEDLYWCTADIGWITGHSYIVYGPLVSGATSLMFEGVPNYPQPDRFWELIEKYKVTIFYTAPTAIRALERSGDEWPKGRDLSSLRLLGTVGEPINPEAWMWYYNVIGNRRCPIVDTWWQTETGGILITPLPGATPLKPGSATFPFPGIEPMVVKADGTEADINEGGQLVIKKPWPGMMRTVFGSHQRFIEKYFSQFPGLYQTGDSARKDEDGYLWIMGRIDDVIKVSGHRLGTAEIESSLVSHNAVAEAAVVGYPHDIKGEAIYAFVTLKEGVNKTDDLKADLVIHVRNSIGPIAKPEKLQFADALPKTRSGKIMRRILRKIASGDVHDLGDITTLADPSVVEVLVEERE; from the coding sequence ATGGCTGAAAACACAATAGAATCTTTACAGGATGAAAAACGTATCTTTAATCCGCCTTCTGAATTTAGCAAAAAAGCGTATATAAAAAGTTTTGATGAATATAAAGAAATTTATAAACAATCGATCAACGACCCCGCAACATTCTGGGCAGAGAAAGCACATCAGCTTAACTGGTTCAAGGAGTGGGAAAAAGTCAATTCATGGGATCCTGAAAAAGCCATTTGCCGCTGGTTCGAGGGTGGAAAGCTGAATGCATCATATAATTGCCTTGACAGGCACCTATCCGGGCGTGGGGACAGGATCGCTATCCTCTGGGAGGGTGATGGCGGTGAAACACAACAATTCACATATAAACAATTGTATATGGAAGTCTGCAAATTCGCGAACGTGCTGAAGAACAGAGGTGCAAAAAAGGGTGATAGGATAGCGATTTATCTTCCTATGATCCCCCAGCTTGTGATCTCAATGCTGGCATGTACAAGGATCGGAGCCATTCACAATGTTGTATTTGCAGGTTTTAGCGCTGATTCATTAACAGATCGCATTCATGACAGTTCATGTTCATTTGTAATCACGGCTGATGCCGGTTTAAGAGGAGGGAAAATCGTCCCGCTCAAGGAAAGTGTGGACCGGGCGATAAGCGGCAAAAAAAACTCTGTGAATACAGTTATTGTTTACAACCGCACAGGCACGAAAGTGAATATGAAGCAGGGAAGAGACTTCTGGTGGCATGAGGAGATAAAGAACGCAAGCATTGAGTGCAAACCGGAAGTGATGGATGCTGAAGACCCACTATTTATCCTTTATACAAGCGGAAGCACCGGCAAACCGAAAGGTGTGCTTCACACCACTGGCGGATATTTATTGTATGCTATGCAGACTTTTAAATGGATATTCGATTACAGGGATGAGGATTTATACTGGTGCACCGCTGACATAGGATGGATAACAGGCCACAGCTACATCGTGTATGGGCCGCTTGTAAGCGGAGCAACAAGCCTGATGTTTGAAGGTGTTCCGAATTATCCACAGCCTGACAGGTTCTGGGAGCTTATTGAGAAATATAAAGTAACGATATTTTATACAGCTCCGACGGCGATCAGGGCGCTTGAGCGAAGCGGGGATGAATGGCCAAAAGGAAGAGACCTCTCAAGCCTCCGGCTTCTTGGAACCGTGGGTGAGCCAATAAATCCCGAGGCATGGATGTGGTACTATAACGTGATCGGGAACAGGCGCTGTCCCATCGTGGATACATGGTGGCAGACTGAAACAGGGGGAATACTCATAACGCCGCTGCCGGGAGCTACGCCTCTTAAACCCGGTTCCGCGACATTTCCTTTTCCAGGGATAGAACCGATGGTCGTGAAAGCGGATGGAACCGAAGCCGATATCAACGAAGGAGGGCAGCTTGTTATAAAGAAGCCGTGGCCAGGGATGATGAGAACTGTTTTCGGCAGCCACCAGCGTTTTATCGAGAAGTATTTCTCCCAGTTCCCGGGACTGTACCAGACCGGGGACAGCGCACGGAAGGACGAGGACGGATATTTATGGATCATGGGAAGGATCGACGACGTGATAAAGGTTTCAGGACACAGGCTTGGCACTGCGGAGATCGAAAGTTCCCTTGTTTCCCACAATGCAGTCGCTGAAGCTGCTGTTGTGGGTTATCCCCATGATATTAAAGGGGAAGCCATCTATGCTTTTGTCACACTTAAGGAAGGTGTGAATAAGACCGATGACCTGAAAGCCGATCTTGTCATTCATGTCAGGAATTCGATCGGTCCTATCGCAAAGCCTGAGAAGCTGCAATTTGCGGACGCGCTTCCCAAGACGCGCTCCGGGAAGATAATGAGGCGCATATTGAGGAAGATCGCATCGGGTGATGTGCATGACCTGGGGGATATCACCACGCTTGCTGATCCATCTGTTGTGGAAGTGCTTGTGGAGGAGAGGGAGTGA
- the queA gene encoding tRNA preQ1(34) S-adenosylmethionine ribosyltransferase-isomerase QueA: MKLSEFDYHLPKELIAQSPIEPRDASKLMVVGQQGKQIENRFFCDIPDYFEAEDTLVLNDSRVIPAKLMGKKSTGGYVEALVVSKNDAGYECMIRGKNIREGTKLNFGELEATVLQILERPNTNRYLVNFNCNGNLPDILEKIGEAPLPPYIKQKLDDKNRYQTVYSKEKGSIAAPTAGLHFTNELLGRIKEKGVNIAYVTLHVSPGTFTPVKAQDIEKHIMEPEYISVRRENADIINGTRGKLIAAGTTTVKALESSCIDGKIVEKEGFSELFIYPSYQFRSRIDAMITNFHLPESTLLMLVSAFAGRERLMEAYNKAISHSYRFYSFGDAMLVFKGRNK; encoded by the coding sequence ATGAAACTTTCCGAATTTGACTATCATCTTCCTAAAGAACTTATTGCCCAATCTCCAATAGAACCAAGAGACGCATCTAAATTAATGGTGGTGGGACAACAGGGGAAACAGATCGAGAACCGTTTTTTCTGTGATATCCCGGATTACTTTGAGGCCGAAGATACCCTTGTTCTTAATGATTCAAGAGTGATACCTGCAAAGCTGATGGGCAAAAAAAGTACAGGCGGCTATGTGGAAGCGCTTGTTGTCTCAAAAAATGACGCTGGTTATGAATGCATGATACGTGGGAAGAATATCCGCGAAGGTACAAAACTTAATTTTGGTGAGCTTGAAGCAACAGTGCTCCAGATCCTGGAGAGGCCCAATACGAACAGGTATCTTGTTAATTTCAATTGTAATGGGAATCTTCCTGATATTCTTGAAAAAATAGGGGAAGCGCCTCTGCCTCCGTATATCAAACAAAAACTCGATGATAAGAACCGCTATCAGACTGTCTACTCGAAAGAAAAAGGCTCAATTGCAGCGCCAACAGCCGGCCTTCATTTCACGAACGAGTTATTGGGGAGGATAAAAGAAAAAGGCGTCAACATCGCTTATGTTACCCTGCATGTAAGCCCCGGTACTTTCACGCCGGTCAAGGCCCAGGATATTGAAAAACATATTATGGAACCCGAATATATTTCTGTCAGGAGGGAAAATGCAGATATTATCAATGGAACACGGGGAAAACTCATAGCAGCAGGAACAACAACTGTAAAGGCGCTTGAAAGTTCATGCATTGACGGGAAAATAGTAGAAAAAGAAGGATTCAGTGAGCTTTTTATTTATCCATCATATCAATTCAGGTCAAGAATTGATGCTATGATCACAAACTTCCATCTTCCTGAATCCACGCTCTTGATGCTTGTGAGTGCTTTTGCAGGCCGGGAACGCTTGATGGAGGCTTATAATAAAGCCATATCACATTCATACAGGTTTTACAGTTTCGGGGATGCAATGCTTGTTTTCAAGGGTAGGAATAAATAA